In Phaseolus vulgaris cultivar G19833 chromosome 7, P. vulgaris v2.0, whole genome shotgun sequence, the genomic stretch TTTAGTTATTCCTTTTTTATTTGACACTCACTTGTTCAATGCATAACTACTAGTTTTGCTTTATATGATTTCTGCTTAAGTTGTTTGACCTATTTCAAGTTTGTACAAAACTGTTATGCAGATAGACCACAAGTAAAAGCTCTAAAACTTACAATGACGATGCTATATATTATCAGGTATCAACCTATCACGCTTATATGATGAAGAAACACAAAAAAGTGGATACACATTGACAAACCTTCCTGAAGAGGGTGCGGACAAAGCGAGAGAGAGTGGCCAGTTTCCCCACAGTTATAACAATATTTGACATCCTTAGCGGCATCTTGGACCTCGGGGCAGTTCTTAGCCCTATGACCGCGTCGACGACACCGCAAACATATCTGCAAAACCCTAACACAAATCACGTTAATCGACGATGAAGAATGCGTGGTAATAGGGTTAATGAGACGTAGAGCGCGAAGGAAGAGAATACCTTGTTTTTTTCCCATTCGGTCTTTTCCGGACAGAGCTTGGCGATGTGGTCTTTGGCCCTGCAGATGAAGCAGCTCTCGCCGGGCTTCATGCCGGGAACTCTAAGAGGGTGTCTGTTCCTGGAGCCGGGTTTTGACTCGGCTTTGCGCTTGAACGCGctactcttcttcttcttcttcttcttcttgttagGGTCTTTGGGGGGTGTGGGCTCGGCCTTCGGAAACAGTTCAGGGTTCTCCGATTTGAATCGCTTCCGAGCCAGTCGCTGCCTTTGGCTAACCATCTCTAACCTTTCGCCGCTGCCGCTGCCGCTGCCGCAA encodes the following:
- the LOC137828906 gene encoding uncharacterized protein; the encoded protein is MVSQRQRLARKRFKSENPELFPKAEPTPPKDPNKKKKKKKKSSAFKRKAESKPGSRNRHPLRVPGMKPGESCFICRAKDHIAKLCPEKTEWEKNKICLRCRRRGHRAKNCPEVQDAAKDVKYCYNCGETGHSLSLCPHPLQEGGTQFAECFVCNQQGHLSKNCPQNTHGIYPKGGCCKICGGVTHLAKDCPDKGRQGSVAANGPFGRSMRIEERPRGKVTKFISGDDIDDDFMADDTHSADNNKSANSKDGNVKPKKKEPKVVIFN